The genomic region GGTATGGTACAAACAACTCTAAGGAAACCCACTGCCTCAGGAGGAATGTGTGTGCCTCATGAAATCCACAATCATCTgatcagaagagaaaactgagatccCAAGAAGTGAAAGGCATGGGCCCCGGGCTAGGCGGTGAGTAATCAAGAGTCCTAGCCCAGGGCTCATTCTCCCCAGCACAAGGTTATCTCCACCCCCTCCCGCACCTGAAATACCACATCCTGTGTGCAGATACACTCATTCCTCCAATCTTCAACTGTCTCCTCATTTTCCCATATTCAAAATGCCCTGAACTCAGACTCCCCCTGAAGGCTCGCCCCCACAGCCCGTGTATAATTACCTGGGCCATGCTCCGCGGTGGAGAACATCCTTGGAAAGGCTGTAGTGGGATCCCTCCGTGGAGTCCCCGCAGGGCTGACCTTGGCTAATGTCAGAAAGCAATGTGAGGATGAGGCTACTCTGAGAGCAGAGAGCTTATTTCAAGGCATCAAAGGGGTATGTCACACATGTAAAATGTTCACGACACAGACTAAGAACTCTGCTACAGTCATCATTGTCACAGTCTAACTGTTAATAGAACTAACAGCCACACAAAAGGCCACCCTAATGCTTTACAAAACACAACTAAAATCCTTCCAATGGCCTATACGGCAGGTATAATCATATTTCATAGAGGAAGAAGTCACAGAGTTTAAATAACCTGTCCCCAGATGACACAGCTTgtaagaggcagagaaggagttGAACCCGGCTCCATCAGCCACAAAGCTCATGCTCTGTGCACCTGAAAACATACAAGcacatgcaccccccccccccaacactcaTGCACAGTTCAGTGGGTCTCAGTACTGGCTGCACGTGGGGAAGACTTTGTGAAATCCCCGTGCTCAAGCTCTGCCTCCAGAGACGCTGCTTTCTCTGGTTAGTGGGCGGGGCTCAGGGTGAATTTAAAGTGCAGTCAGGGTCCCAACCACTGACCGAGGCTTTTcctcctagtttttttttttttcaaagattttatttattcattatagagaggggagagagagagaaagagagagagaaggggagagaagcaggaagcatcaactcccatatgtgccctgaccaggcaagcccagggttttgcaccGGCAAcctaagcatttccaggtcgacgctttatccactgcgccaccacaggtcaggccctcctccTAGTTTATGGATCCCGTCCATGAGTTTCAATATAGACAGAGGAATTAAACATggctggtgtaaagccagtaatcagggccagggccactatcacagcagcccggcccttgcaggttcgcattggattcggacagtcggtaaagaaacaaaggagccaaaaactggtgggccatagtctttaatctagcttgcacctggcgggcaagtaaaaatacacactgggctccaaaacccagtcacattcagtgctcacaaagctactgacttatccgagtttcctagaatcaaaggtttctagctcaccagacttattcacctctgtttcccatctccttccttatcccagatacaaactctgtacaaactggcatctcactcagcactccgccatcttggctgcttttcctggccttctccacgtggcctcctcccgctgctggctctattctctctgctctctcatgctaacctcaggaaccaagagccgagtcccgttctgcctcccttttatagtgtagaaatccaaacccttaatccaatatacataatagggaagtctctaatacaaagtcgcttctctgaggcatgataggattgtaccgccctacagcaaaaagggtgggaaaggcttaatcccaaaaccaagccccaggttacaacgatctccaacacacattaatatcacctgggcgactgcctcctcgtgttatctttaacaaagtgagcataatacattttatccgcccaacagctgGACAGCACTGACAGGGCTGTAGGCCTTAGGAGCCCCCACCAGGGCTGTAATTGGGGAGGGCAGAAGTGAGGCCATCAGTATATTTCACACGGTCTGCAGATCATGCTTTCCACACAGAAAGCATGCAAAGGTCCACTCACCTGGTCTGATGTCCAACTTCAGGTCTGACTTTTTATCATTCATTGGGCCTGGGAACTGGATGCGGCAGCAATAGGTCCCACTGTCGGCTAGAGTCACATTCTCTATGGTCAAGGACACATCTCCTCTGTGGATGTACCCCCTGAGCTGGTATCTGCTGGATACCTGGAACTTCAAGTCCCTTCCATCAGTGCGGAGCAGCGTACTCTGACAGTCAAACGCAGGGCAGGGTCCCTTGCCCCAGCACACAGGCACGAGAGCCTCAGGGCTGGCTGGAGAGTAGGAGCAGTGTAGATAAGCATTCTGACCCACCTCAGCTGTGTGTGAGCCTTCCAAAGGCCCTGAATAAAAAGAGGAGAGCAAGATGCAGGCAATGAGTGAGACTGGACCATTCGGGGGAAGGGCAAATAAGTAATGCCTTGTACATACAGAGAAAGCACGGCTGCTACCCCGTCTGGAGGAAGACCACTGTGGCAATGACTCTCAGACGTGAGGCCGCCAGAATCACCGGGAAGTCTGGTTAAAACAGAGATGACTGGGCTCAACCACTAGAATTACTGGCTTAATAGATCTGGGCTGGGGCAGAAACATTTCGATTTCTTACAAGTTCCCTGGTATTGCAGACATGGTTGCTCTCAGACCCCCACTGTGAGAACCAGAGCTCTGGGAGAGAATTATGACCCAGTCTTGTGAACACTGGAGGGCAGGGCTGATGGAAATAGGCATTTTCAACCAGGAAAACAGCTCACCATGTGAGTTAGCTGTCTGTTCATCAACAAAGGGCAGTTATCCCAacacaatttgtattttttccccccACCGGGCATATAATGAATAAATACCCTTACTTGAATAAGTATCTAACATATGGCTacattaaagtttaaaattagtTGCCTCTTAACAATAATAAACATACATGGTAAAACAgtcaaacaagcctgaccaggcagtggtgcagtggatagagcgtcggactgggatgctgaggacccaggttcaagaccccgaggtcgccagcttgagcgtgggctcatctggtttgagcagaagctcactacttggacccaaggttgctggcttcagcaaagggttactcggtctgctgaaggcccatggtcaagacacataagagaaagcaatcaatgaacaattaaggtgtcaaaTGTGCAatgcaaaactaatgattgccttggccagttgcctcagtggtagagcgtcggcctggcgtgcagaagtcccaggttggattcccggccaggacatacaggagaagcgcccatctgcttctccacccctccccctctccttcctctctgtctctctcttcccctcccgcagccaaggctccattggagcaaggttggcctgggtgctgaggatggctccatggcctctgcctcaggcactagaatggttttggttgcaacagagcgatgccccagatgggcagagcatcgccccctggtgggcatgccaggtggatcctggtcgggcgcctgcggagtctgactgcctccccgtttccaacttcagagaaataaaaaaaaaaacaaacaaaaaaaaactaatgattgatgtttctcatctctctgttcctctctgtctgtccctgtctattcctctctctctgactctctgtctctgtaaaaaacaaacaagcaaaacagtcAAACAATATAAAGGTGTCTGAAAAGtcttctctgttcctctttcctATGTATAGCTCCCCTTCCAAGAGGCTATACATTAAGAAACACTCATTTATTCTCACACCctacaacacacacatacatacacacacacacataaaataaatgtCTACTATCTGTAATACTGTAATATTCTGCtccttggttttattttctttttctttttttaagtgagagtagaggagatatagagatagactccctcgtgtgccccaaccagtatcGACCCGGCAACCCTGgtatggggccatgctcgcaacagaactatactgctcacaaaaattaggggatattttatctcttcatattcattttgaaatatcccctaattttgtgaggagtatatttttagtgcctgaggccaaggctcaAAAGAGCCATCGTTAGTGCCTGGGACTTGCATGCTCAATCAATTGAGTTATGgctgcaaaagagagagagagagagagagagagagagaagaggaagagggtggagggagaagcagatggtcgccttccctctatgccctgactgggaatcgaacctgggacatccacatgccaggtcaacgctctacgactgagccaaccggccagggccagctgcttgcttttttaaattaacattatgAATTAGAGATACTTCATATCATTATGTTTAATCAGTTTCACTGTTGGTAAGATAGATACAGCACTATTTATTTTGCAAACTTCTCTGTGAATATTTAGGTTGCTTCCCAACTTTTGCTATTGCAAAGGTTACGACAGCTGTCCTTGTATCCTTACCTTGCACTACACAATTGCAAAGGTCCATGCCCAGACTTACTTGGAAGTAGTAGCAGCCACGGGAGGACACAGTCAAAGGAAGGGTGTGAAAACATGGGTTCTGCCAAAGAAAAGTCCAAGAACGGCTCTGCTGAGGTGCTGTTTTAATTCTCCAATTAAACTGGGTACTTCCTGCAATGGCCGCTCTACTCCACAATCACAGAAGCGGTGCCCACTTCCTCGAATGCCAGCCCAGCACACTGCGTGTCTGATTACTGATCATTCCTCTATTAATGCTGCCAAGTCCACAGCACATCAGAGGAAACCCCAGTTGTCTGTCATGCTACACCACACACATCCTGTAAGCACTCTGATATTTATTCTGTATCAACAAAGAGGAAGCAATACTCAGAGAAAAAAGTACTACTTGGTCAAAAAAAGTGTTTCTCAGCAAGTAAAGAAAGCATTCTGATACCTCAAATGAAATAGTCCTCTGTTTGAAATAGAATATGTCTGAGTCCAGCTGATTATTAGGGAATACAAGGTAAAaacttatgcattcattcagaAAGTCAGTCAGTTGGTCAGTCGTGTAACCACTGGTTATgaagcatctactatgtgtcaggcactggacTAGGAGCTGGAGAATACCACAATGAATGGCATGTTCCTATCCTCACAGTCGTGGGCCCTTTCCACTCCATCATGAGCCTAATTCTTCATCTTATTCTAACACAAATTGGCTGACGTCATAAAACTTAGCTGGatctccatttcctcatttataaaatgtataaaatgaggAATTTGTGTTAATATTCTTAATTTGACCTGAACTTTTAAACTCTTCTTCTAGGGAAGACATCGTCCTGCCAacaatgcttcctttcccctcctaTGGGTAGAATTAAGGGACCGCAATTTCTATTTCAGCTCATAGACCCGAGatgtcccctcccttctccccccagGGCTTCAGTCATCAATTGATGGAAAGTACTGAAGAACTGCCAAACTCACCATCCCCAAGGGAACACCTCAGACCCAAACAGTTTCAGTCCTGCCAGAGTGacttttgtctggaaaacttaACAGCCAAAGGTTCTTTACAAAAGACAAGTGAGATCACAGACTGAATAGTCCCTCAAAACCcgtggtctttctctgtctttccttcctgaatctCCTTGTTACCTGCTTAATGCCATTAAATCCATTTAATATAAATCTCCAGCTTGTCCAATGTGTCCACTTTCATAGCGTCACAGAGCTAGCTAGCAGTTACTTAAGAGATCAATGTCGTCATTTTATAGATTGTGAACTTGAGACCTGAGAAGGTGATTTGCCCAAAGGCACATGATTGGTCATTTTAGTTGAGAACATGTGTCTCTAAACTCCAGAATTTTCCATGATAAACTATGTTTCATGAACTTGACATTTGCCTTTAACATGTCTTCCCATATAATTAATAACAACCAGCAAATGCCCATATTCAAGTGTAAGGCAGGTAGTCAATTAACTGTGGGGTCAGGGGTCATATTTACTAACAGCATGTGGTATGTGAATCATCTCTCAATAAGGCTGTTTAAAAACTCTCAAATTTCAGCTAACATTCTGGCCAGGCCTCTCTCACCAGACATTTGCTAGGGCCACCCTGCCAAAGACCGGCCCTTGACAGGGCCAAGATCACCATCCCTCTCTAAGAAGTCCCTTCTCACTGCCAGGAAGAGTTCTAGAAATGGTCTCTGGCCTGCGGTGGCTTCCTGGCctctaaaataattattgtagctATTACGATGCCCATCCTTGCACCTTTACCTTGCACTATCCAATTGTACctaattctttcattcatatCAAATGCTTCTGATAACctaaaaaatattcttcaaataaatgaacaaagaaaactgaaagagACTAATAGATGCCGAGAAAGGACTGGTGGTAGCCAGGGGCACGGTGGGTGGGAAagtgggtgaaaaaagtgaagggattaagaagtacaactTGTTAGCTACAAAATAGACACATGGCTATAAAGTACACAGtacaggaaatacagtcaataatattgggataacctgaccaggcggtggcgcagtgggtagagcgtcggactgcgatgcagaggaccctggttctagaccccgaggtcaccagcttgagtgcgggctcatctggtttgaggaaaagctcaccagcttgaaccgagggtcactggctccagcaaggggttactcggtctgctgaaggcccatggtcaaggcacatatgagaaagtaatcaatgggccctggccggttggctcagtggtagagcgtcggcctggcgtgtgggggacccgggttcgatttctggccagggcacataggagaagcgcccatttgcttctccaccccccctccttcctctctgtctctctcttcccctcccgcagccaaggctccattggagcaaagatggcccaggcgttggggatggctccttggcctctgccccaggcgctagagtggctctggttgcagcagagtgacatcccggaggggcagagcatcgccccctggtgggcagagcgtcgcccctggtgggcatgccggtggattccggtcgggcgcatgcaggagtctgtctgactgtctctccccatttccagcttcagaaaaatacaaaaaaaaaaaaaaaagaaagcaatcaatgaacaactaaggtgttgcaatgcgcaatgaaaaactaatgattgatgcttctcatctctctccgttcctgtctgtctgtccctgtctatccctctctctgactcactctctgtctctgtaaaaaataaatgaataaataataatttttttaaaatttaaaaaaaaataaaaaataataataataatattgggaTTACCATGTATGGTACCAGATAGGTATGTACGGAAATACTAGCAGAACactttaaagtatatgattgccaaaaaagtttttttaatcaaaaatagagtatagactcctgctccttgtgacaactcctaacagactgaactggggttgggttgcatttttcagggatttggcatggtgatggtgccaacttggacttggtgaacatgttaaggacactactcttttatggattcttgctgtattggccaagagtttgcttaaaggcttttaatcactgtaaaaaaaaaaaaaatagaagactggataaataagatgtggcacatatacaccatggtatactattcagccataagaaatgatgacatcggatcacttacaacaaaatggtgggatcttgataacattatacggagtgaaataagtaaatcagaaaaaaaaaacaagagctgcaggattccatacattggtgggacataaaaacgagactaagagacatgaacaagagtgtggtggttccgggggggggggggggggggggaggagagagaaggggaggggaaggggcacaaagaaaactagatagaaggtgacggaggatagtttgaccttgggtgatgggtatgcaacatggttgaatgacaagataacctggacatgttttctttgaatatatgtaccctgatttattgatgtcaccccattaaaattaataaaaatgtatttataaaaaaaaatagagtatatgattatctaaccactatgctgtatactggaaatcaatacaaaataatattgaaagtaaactgtaatcaataaagaaaataaaacccaaagaagTATAAAGTGGCTCTtaatcctaaaaaaataaaatgaaataaaaatataaaatgttgtaCCAGAATAGGTCTGTTTAAATTTAGTCTCGGTTACTTTCTTATATTGCATTTGGTTGCTGGGTCTCTTAACTACCTTTTAATCTAAGACAGTCTTCCCTTCTTCCCCGACCCTCCACCCTCACTGACTGGTTGTGCAAGCCGGTTGCCCTTTGGAACATTACATATTCTGGTTTTGTCTGCTTCCTCGTGGTGTCATGTACattaatcctctttttctatatcCTATAAATGAAACTTAacgctggccctggccggttggctcagcggtagagcgtcggcctggcgtgcgggggacctgggttcgatttccggccagggcacacaggagaagcgcccatttgcttctccaccccccctccttcctctctgtctctatcttcccctcccgcagccaaggctccattggggcaaagatggcccgggcgctggggatggctccttggcctctgccccaggcgctagactggtcgcggcagagcgacgccccggaggggcagagcatcgccccctggtggtgggcagagcgtcgcccctggtgggcgtgccgggtggatcctgttcgggcgcatgcgggagtctgtctgactgtctctccccgtttccagcttcagaaaaatacaaaaaaaaaaaaaaaaaatgaaacttaacgCTAGAGAGTTTGGTTAAATTCAGGTTCGACTTGTTGGCAGGAATTCTCCACAGCGAGCGCTGTGTGGTTCCTATTCCATCACAATCGTCTGGCTACCCCATGCTTGGAGATGCTGAGTTTGATCAGCTGGcacttttctcttttgaattaacACGATAGTCTGAAGTGTGTGCGCTCCGTTTCAGCGCATACAGATTGTCCTCGTTCTTTCTACAGCTACGTACATGCATTCCACTTAACATAACATttggtgaaaacaaacaaacaataaattacGGTAAGTTATCATCCTTTTGAAATAGACACTCTGTCTCAGTTTATTTGTAAGGATGATCATAAAAGACACATCAAGGTCTAGAATTCTGCTatcctaaaaacaaaaagacctTTCAACGTCAGAGGCAATATATTTGAGATCACAATGAACAGCTTTCAGGAAAGCACTGATTGCGGCAGAAATCCAAATAGTGTTTTGATTAGGAGATAAAGGCTCTGAGTATTTATGAGAAAGTGAAGGGAACAATGACATCAATAgaagaaagacatttttatttatttttttttattttatttattctttttttttttttagagaggagagagaaagggagagagagagacagagagggagagagagggagagaaggtggggaggagctggaagcatcaactcccatatgtgccttgacgaggcaagcccagggtttcaaaccggcaacctcagcatttccaggttgacgctttatccactgtgccaccacaggtcaggcaatagaagaaagacatttttattgGTGCAGATAACATAACATAGTGATGTTAATTCTgaactgtgtttttaatttttagtccaGGAGTCAATTGGCCCATTAGTCATAATAACTGCTTTCTTGTTAGCTTTGCAAGTAGTTTTTTTGGTCTCAAGATTCCTTCAGGTCGAGTCCAAAGGTTATTATGCCCTGTTTTAATAATCCAAGATTTCAGGCAGATACGATGCAAGGCAGTTCCTCTGGCAATGGCAGCTCCGgctccattttaaagtggctctattttttttttaattctttaattatgTGTAtggaagtttgtttgttttttttataaagtttattttttttaatttttatttatttttaaaaaaattttttatttattcattttagagaggagagggagagacagagagagagaaggggggaggagctggaagcatcaactcc from Saccopteryx leptura isolate mSacLep1 chromosome 6, mSacLep1_pri_phased_curated, whole genome shotgun sequence harbors:
- the LOC136376222 gene encoding hepatitis A virus cellular receptor 2-like, which encodes MFSHPSFDCVLPWLLLLPRPLEGSHTAEVGQNAYLHCSYSPASPEALVPVCWGKGPCPAFDCQSTLLRTDGRDLKFQVSSRYQLRGYIHRGDVSLTIENVTLADSGTYCCRIQFPGPMNDKKSDLKLDIRPAKVSPAGTPRRDPTTAFPRMFSTAEHGPETQTLETLHDKNQTQISTLANELQDSGAITRMSVYIGLGTSAGLALVLIFGALILKWYPYRKEKLQDSRLVTLANLPPSGLENTVAEGMRSNDNVYIIEENVYELEDPCEYYCYDRSGQPC